The sequence TCCTGGAGCGGCTGACAGGCAAGCACGTCCTTGCGAGCGAGTGCTTCGGAAAGAAGTGGAAAGGGGTCGTGGCGATACTGGAGTAGCTAACCGGAGCCAGAGGATACAAAGGCCAGACCGGCGCTTAGAACCGCCATGGCGAGGCCGGGAGCCACTATCCACCACCAGTAGCCCCCGTAGAGCGCCCCCTGGTTCATGGCCTCTATCATGAACGACCCCCAGTTGGTGCCCGGAATCAGGCCGAAGAACCCAAACACCGAAACCAGTGCAACTATCCTGGCCAGGAGTATGGTGGAGTACCTGAGGGAGAACTCCCCAACCGGCGGGAGTATGTGCCTCCTCAGGACCCAGAGCGTGCCGGCGCCCATGCTCACCGCGGCTTTGACGTACTCGTTCACCTTCTCCCTTATCGTCATCATTCTAACCGTCTTGGCGAACTTCCCGAGGGTGAGGAGGGCAACGAGGAACATGAAGAGGACGGGGTTTATCCTGACCTGCTGGCCGTAGCCCTGGGTGGAGAAGAGCCAGACGAGGACGACGAGGATTGGGAGCATCGGCAAAGCGACGAGAACCTCCAGGAGGAACGTTATGAACTCACCCAGGGCACCGCCAACGTAGCCCGAAATGAGACCTATTAGAACCCCCAAGGCCACTATTATGGCGGTGGTGAAGAAGGCCAGGTAGAGGGTGTTGTTCATTCCCTTGACGAAGCCCACCCACATGTCCCTGCCGTAGGAGTCCGTGCCGAGGAGACCGTAGCAGGTTCCGAGGATTTCAACGGAGGGTGTGGCGTTTCCCGCTAAGCGAACCTCAAAGACGTACTCTCCGTTGAGAGTCGCCATACTTCCGTCGCGGGAGAACAGGAGTTCAGTGGCGGAGAAGAGAACGTATTCAGCTTCGCTGAGATTGAGAACGTCGGAAAGCGAAGAAACAACTCCCGTGCGCATGTTGGTGTTGAGGCTGAGGTTGCTCGAGGTCGCTATACCGCCGTAGAGGGGCACTCTAATCCCGTCCGGCCTCAGAACGCTTATCTCAACCTCCTCACCGTAGGGGAGGCCGTAGAACCTAACGTCGCTCGGTTTGTCGTGGTAGGCATGTTCGTAGGAAAACCTGTAAACTGAGGAACCGTTCTCCTCAACGAGCGACGGCTCCAGGAAGACCGTGGGAGTTCTGTCGCCGAATAGGGCGAACCACGAGGGATATGCCATTCGCGGGTTGTCCTTCCAGTAGTTGAGATTCTCCCAGTTGGCAATGTCCTCATCGCTCACGCCCGCGTTCGAGAAGGCCACAAAGAGCGCGAAGATTACGAGTATCGCCACTCCAGCTTTCCATCCCATTTCAGCTCACCCTCGGATCGAGCAGTCCCTTGGTCAGCTCAAGTAGCAGGGAGAAGAGGAACGTTATGGTGGCTATCGACAGCGTTACGACGAAGAAGAGGCGGTAGTCGAAGCGCACCACCACGCCTATGGCCGGGACTATGGTCCTGACGAAGCTGGCCCTTAGGAGGGTTCCAAGACCGCCGAGGCCGAAGAGGACGTCGATGACTATGTAATCCGTGAACATCTCCACGAACTTCTGGACCGTGAAAGAACTCAGGACGATGGAAACGTTTCTGAGGACGTGCTTCCTGTATATCAGCCCCTCGGGAAGGCCCTTGGCCCTCTCAGTGAGGACGTAGGGCTTTCCAAGCTCGTTCCTCACCTCGTGGGCCACGGTGACCACGAACTCCCAGACGTAGACGAAGACCAGCGTGGAAACCGGGAGGACGAGGTGCCAGAGGACGTCCAGGAAACCCTCAAAGCCCTCCTTTGGTGGAGTGCTCCTCAGGCCGGCTATCGGAAAAACCCCCAGCTCGACCGCGAAGACCGCTATCAGAACCGCCCCTATCCACCAGGAGGGCAGGCCGTTGAAGAAACGCGCCAGTCCCTCAACCGTCCCAAGAAACCTTCCATTTGCCAGCCTGAAGCCAAGGAAGAGACCCAGGAGGAGGGTCAAGACCATGGCCAGCCCCATGACGGCGAGGGTCACCTTTATGACGTGGGCGAAGTCGTACTTGGGGTTCTCGCGGTAGTAGTCAAAGCTCTTCCTGAGGAGGTCTATCCCCATGAGGAGAAGGTTGTCGGTTCGGACTCCCTTCGCCTTCGTGAGTATTCGGTGGTAGTACTCATCGACTGTCAGGCCCTCCCTGGTGGCGTTCCTCTCAAGTTCGGCGTAAAGAGCGGGGTTGGATTCACGGATATGGAGAACGGCTTCGTGGGTGTACTCCCAGGCTATCTTGTTGGAGCTAGCGCCGGCTACCAGAACGATCACTAGGAGGACGCCAAGGTAAACCGCCACCAGCCGGGCGAGGGTCCTGATCGGGAGTCTCATTGCTTACCTCTCCTATGCCAAAAGTTCAAAGATAAAAAATTATTAAAGGAATAGCCCATCAGATTGGCTCGGGTCTGTAGCATATGTCCTCCGGCCACCAGCACTCCCAGTCCTCCGGGAACGGGCAGCCGCCCTGGTCGAGAGCTCCACAGGGCCCGATCCAGATCTTGGTCTTGTCTCCGGGGTTCACGACCTCGAACTCCATACTTCACCTACCTCCTTTTTAATTTTTGACTCATCGGCCGAAGCCTTGCTCACCCCGTGAGGGGGTGAGTAGTAATCAAGTGATTTCAACATCTTCTCGAAAATCACAGGGTGGTTTCGCTTAACCTTGACGTAAAGCCACATGGAAAGCCGTATCAGCTCTCTAATGAACTCGCAGTAATAGGGGTCAGGTTTGTGAATGTCCCCGGAATACATGTAGTTTATGTAGTAACAGCCTCCCCTACACAAGGGATAGGCCCAGCAGTGGTTGCACGGTTCCCTCGGGGGATTGCGAAGTATCTTTTGTATCACCTCTGAATCAACATTGACACCCAATCTAACGTCCCCCACGACGAACTCGTCCATTCCCACGAACCTCTGACATGGGTAAAGCTTTCCGTCCGAGGATACACCAAAAAGTTTCCTGCCAGCGCCGCAAGGATAGACAAGGGCACGCCTTGAGGCGAGGATCGTGAAGTACTTCCTGAAGTGGGAGTACCTAAACATCTCCGTCTCCTCGATGTGCTCGAGTTCGTACTCGGCAATGAGTTTCAGTTGTTCCTTCAGTGGTGAGACTATCTCGCGGAAACTATCTGAGCCGATAGATGCGGGCTCAATGTGAACACTCCTAACGCCGTTTTCCACAAAAAATCTAAAAATTTCAAAATACCTGTCAATCTGCTCCGGAAGTATCGTTGCCCTCACAGTCACAGGAACACCACTGGTAAGCAGGAGCCGGAGGTTTTTCATTACAACGTCAAACGTTGGATCCCCAGTTTTCGTGGGCCTGTTGTGATTCTGTATCTCCCTGGGTCCGTCCATGCTGAGAACGACGTTAAAGCGGAATCTTTTGAAGAAATCC is a genomic window of Thermococcus celericrescens containing:
- a CDS encoding ABC transporter permease encodes the protein MGWKAGVAILVIFALFVAFSNAGVSDEDIANWENLNYWKDNPRMAYPSWFALFGDRTPTVFLEPSLVEENGSSVYRFSYEHAYHDKPSDVRFYGLPYGEEVEISVLRPDGIRVPLYGGIATSSNLSLNTNMRTGVVSSLSDVLNLSEAEYVLFSATELLFSRDGSMATLNGEYVFEVRLAGNATPSVEILGTCYGLLGTDSYGRDMWVGFVKGMNNTLYLAFFTTAIIVALGVLIGLISGYVGGALGEFITFLLEVLVALPMLPILVVLVWLFSTQGYGQQVRINPVLFMFLVALLTLGKFAKTVRMMTIREKVNEYVKAAVSMGAGTLWVLRRHILPPVGEFSLRYSTILLARIVALVSVFGFFGLIPGTNWGSFMIEAMNQGALYGGYWWWIVAPGLAMAVLSAGLAFVSSGSG
- a CDS encoding ABC transporter permease subunit — translated: MRLPIRTLARLVAVYLGVLLVIVLVAGASSNKIAWEYTHEAVLHIRESNPALYAELERNATREGLTVDEYYHRILTKAKGVRTDNLLLMGIDLLRKSFDYYRENPKYDFAHVIKVTLAVMGLAMVLTLLLGLFLGFRLANGRFLGTVEGLARFFNGLPSWWIGAVLIAVFAVELGVFPIAGLRSTPPKEGFEGFLDVLWHLVLPVSTLVFVYVWEFVVTVAHEVRNELGKPYVLTERAKGLPEGLIYRKHVLRNVSIVLSSFTVQKFVEMFTDYIVIDVLFGLGGLGTLLRASFVRTIVPAIGVVVRFDYRLFFVVTLSIATITFLFSLLLELTKGLLDPRVS
- a CDS encoding radical SAM/SPASM domain-containing protein; its protein translation is MGGDGFVSSLYLDKVLDEYILFSPKTLHLIRLDAESYELLDSIRKRGVEEGVSEFLKKYPEISPQDVNRVIEGLKALSAVPPYLSVDSKSSEVVPTSVALYLTSACNFKCVYCYEQQHGILPFMIRDENDADDIIEFLLSRGSSKLSVGFFGGEPLLNFHMLRYIAETLSRRAASLGKTVNFSITTNGYLITPSVVDFFKRFRFNVVLSMDGPREIQNHNRPTKTGDPTFDVVMKNLRLLLTSGVPVTVRATILPEQIDRYFEIFRFFVENGVRSVHIEPASIGSDSFREIVSPLKEQLKLIAEYELEHIEETEMFRYSHFRKYFTILASRRALVYPCGAGRKLFGVSSDGKLYPCQRFVGMDEFVVGDVRLGVNVDSEVIQKILRNPPREPCNHCWAYPLCRGGCYYINYMYSGDIHKPDPYYCEFIRELIRLSMWLYVKVKRNHPVIFEKMLKSLDYYSPPHGVSKASADESKIKKEVGEVWSSRS